A stretch of Candidatus Sphingomonas phytovorans DNA encodes these proteins:
- a CDS encoding MarC family protein, with protein MIALYVSSLITFFVVIDPPGCAPIYAGLSKGASPPHRRAMAIRAVLVAAAILFVFALFGEDLLRALGISLASFRIAGGIMLFLIALEMVFEKRTQRREDRAAKVAETPEVEDVSIFPMAMPMIAGPGSIASVMLLMSRNDGLEKSLVVLAALATILALTLLALLAAGPIMRVLGVKIEAVITRLLGVLLAALAVQFVIDGVRISLL; from the coding sequence CTGATCGCGCTCTACGTCTCGTCGCTGATCACTTTCTTCGTGGTGATCGATCCGCCGGGCTGCGCGCCGATTTATGCCGGCCTGTCCAAGGGGGCGTCGCCGCCGCATCGCCGCGCGATGGCGATCCGCGCGGTGCTGGTCGCCGCCGCGATCCTGTTCGTCTTCGCGCTGTTCGGCGAGGACCTCCTCCGCGCGCTCGGCATCAGCCTGGCGAGCTTCCGCATCGCGGGCGGGATCATGCTGTTCCTCATCGCGCTCGAGATGGTGTTCGAGAAACGCACCCAGCGGCGCGAGGACCGCGCTGCCAAGGTTGCCGAGACCCCCGAGGTTGAGGATGTCTCGATCTTTCCCATGGCGATGCCGATGATCGCGGGACCCGGATCGATCGCCAGCGTCATGCTGCTAATGAGCCGCAACGACGGCCTGGAAAAGTCGCTCGTCGTGCTCGCCGCGCTGGCGACGATCCTGGCGCTGACTCTGCTCGCCCTGCTGGCGGCGGGGCCGATCATGCGGGTGCTCGGCGTGAAGATCGAGGCGGTGATCACCCGCCTGCTCGGCGTGCTCCTCGCGGCGCTCGCCGTGCAGTTCGTGATCGACGGGGTGCGGATCAGCCTGCTGTAG
- a CDS encoding AcrB/AcrD/AcrF family protein, with protein MTEGSPLQNAATHPLVRELDRYWLRLTLLAWLAVVIWFLFDRWNAIQWLSLGDTDDNMRLAQVRALLHGQGWYDLRQYKLNPPGGFDIHWSRIVDLPIAALILILKPFVGIAQAERLACGIAPILPLSIAMVGIAATVRRLVGGTAWTLALVFLLAGCTSTILMFMPDRIDHHGWQLAMLSLTVAGLADPKGARGGAIVGIASAVSLTIGLELLPYAAMAGAIIALRWVWDRADAPRMTVYALSLAGGSALGFALFASNANQVLRCDALTPVWLSVMIAAGVLLFLLGRLSPEQRWVRLALAVVAGAAIVIGFVLLFPQCLGRPEQVSPELAREWLDNVREARPIYRHAFRTAFPIVVLPVIGLIGALLATWRARGTARASDWVPVLLFCSFAAAMLLWQARAAPAAQLLAVPGATALGWIVLPWCLNSRLLVVRVVGTVVAFLTVSGLFSGLAIKYLQIDQPSKRVQIVNNASGRCPTIPALAPLDKLPAQTIFTFVDLGPRLITVTHHNAIAGPYHRNGDAILDVQHAFKGTPENFRAIAKRHGATLLLICPNMAESTIYRSRAPGGFYDQLAHNKVPGWLEQLPLPKKSPLRLFRIRYDEKPAPTAG; from the coding sequence GTGACCGAGGGAAGCCCTTTGCAAAACGCCGCCACCCATCCGCTCGTCCGGGAACTGGACCGATACTGGCTCAGGCTGACCCTGCTTGCCTGGCTCGCGGTGGTGATATGGTTCCTGTTCGACCGGTGGAACGCGATCCAGTGGCTGTCGCTTGGCGACACGGACGACAATATGCGCCTCGCCCAGGTCCGTGCGCTGCTGCACGGGCAGGGCTGGTACGATCTGCGCCAGTACAAGCTCAATCCGCCGGGCGGCTTCGATATCCACTGGAGCCGAATCGTCGACCTGCCGATCGCCGCGCTGATCCTGATCCTGAAGCCGTTCGTCGGCATCGCCCAAGCCGAACGCCTTGCCTGCGGTATCGCGCCGATCCTGCCGCTCAGCATCGCGATGGTTGGCATCGCGGCAACGGTGCGGCGGCTGGTGGGCGGTACGGCCTGGACGCTCGCGCTGGTGTTCCTGCTGGCGGGCTGCACCTCGACCATCCTGATGTTCATGCCCGACCGGATCGATCATCATGGCTGGCAGCTCGCCATGCTGAGCCTGACCGTCGCCGGCCTGGCCGATCCGAAAGGCGCACGGGGCGGCGCGATCGTCGGCATCGCCAGCGCCGTCTCGCTGACGATCGGGCTCGAGCTGCTGCCCTATGCGGCGATGGCCGGCGCGATCATCGCGCTGCGCTGGGTATGGGACAGGGCCGACGCGCCGCGCATGACGGTCTATGCCCTGTCGCTCGCCGGCGGCAGCGCGCTCGGCTTCGCCCTGTTCGCCTCCAACGCCAACCAGGTGCTGCGCTGCGACGCGCTGACGCCGGTCTGGCTGAGCGTGATGATCGCGGCCGGCGTGCTGCTGTTCCTGCTCGGCCGGCTCAGCCCCGAACAGCGCTGGGTCCGCCTCGCCCTCGCCGTGGTAGCCGGCGCCGCGATCGTCATCGGCTTCGTCCTTCTGTTCCCGCAATGCCTCGGGCGGCCCGAACAGGTCTCGCCCGAACTCGCGCGCGAATGGCTCGACAATGTCCGCGAGGCGCGGCCGATCTACCGGCACGCGTTCCGCACCGCCTTCCCGATCGTGGTCCTGCCGGTGATCGGCCTGATCGGCGCGCTCCTCGCCACCTGGCGCGCGCGCGGCACGGCGAGGGCAAGCGACTGGGTGCCGGTGCTGCTGTTCTGCAGCTTCGCCGCCGCGATGCTCCTCTGGCAGGCGCGTGCCGCGCCCGCGGCGCAGCTTCTCGCCGTCCCCGGCGCGACCGCGCTCGGCTGGATCGTCCTGCCCTGGTGCCTCAACAGCCGGCTGCTGGTGGTGCGCGTGGTCGGCACCGTCGTCGCCTTCCTGACCGTGTCAGGGCTCTTTTCCGGCCTTGCGATCAAATATCTTCAGATCGACCAGCCAAGCAAGCGAGTCCAGATCGTCAACAATGCCAGCGGCCGCTGCCCGACGATTCCGGCGCTCGCCCCGCTCGACAAATTGCCGGCGCAGACCATCTTCACCTTTGTCGATCTCGGCCCGCGCCTGATCACCGTGACTCACCACAACGCGATCGCCGGTCCCTATCACCGCAATGGCGACGCGATCCTCGACGTTCAGCACGCCTTCAAGGGCACGCCGGAGAATTTCCGCGCGATCGCGAAGCGCCACGGCGCGACCCTGTTGCTGATCTGCCCGAACATGGCGGAATCGACCATCTACCGGTCGCGCGCGCCGGGCGGCTTCTACGACCAGCTCGCCCATAACAAGGTGCCCGGCTGGCTCGAACAGCTCCCGCTGCCGAAGAAGTCGCCGCTGCGCCTGTTCCGGATCCGCTACGACGAGAAGCCGGCGCCTACAGCAGGCTGA
- a CDS encoding GtrA family protein, with the protein MTAILRQIETWRASGLLEQLIRFGIAGGISSVIYFAVYMPLALYVFGGHLAVLAVPPAFLVAVVAGFFLHSAWSFKGHGTRDQSGRQHVKFFLVQSFGLLLNAAFTWIITGPLFHGPVWLPMIPVLTVTPLATFALNRQWVFG; encoded by the coding sequence GTGACGGCGATATTGAGACAGATCGAGACCTGGCGGGCGAGCGGGCTGCTCGAACAGCTGATTCGATTCGGCATCGCCGGCGGAATCTCGAGCGTGATCTATTTCGCGGTCTATATGCCGCTCGCGCTCTATGTCTTCGGGGGACACCTCGCCGTGCTCGCCGTGCCGCCCGCGTTCCTGGTCGCGGTGGTCGCCGGTTTCTTCCTGCACAGCGCGTGGAGCTTCAAGGGGCACGGTACCCGTGACCAGAGCGGCCGGCAGCACGTCAAATTCTTTCTCGTGCAAAGCTTCGGCCTGCTGCTCAACGCCGCGTTCACCTGGATCATCACCGGGCCGCTGTTCCACGGGCCGGTCTGGCTGCCGATGATTCCCGTGCTCACGGTGACGCCGCTGGCGACGTTCGCGCTCAACCGCCAATGGGTGTTCGGCTAA
- a CDS encoding class I SAM-dependent methyltransferase, with the protein MDRIVYDRMAAHDSTHWWYTARRDILADYLVREGNLPKNARILEIGCGTGHNLPMLAAFGAVDAIEIDPAAREIASARLGKPVGSAPLPELTGVDRGGYDLIAVLDVVEHIEDDVAALKAMAECLKPGGKILITVPAHQWMWSAHDVVNHHHRRYSKASLDKAIRSAGLEPRKLGYFNSLLFPLAAAARLAGRLTGKDDSDDSPPPKIVNSLFEAIFRLERHLVGRVPLSPGVSIITLASPAG; encoded by the coding sequence ATGGACCGTATCGTTTACGACCGCATGGCGGCGCATGATTCCACCCACTGGTGGTACACGGCGCGGCGCGACATCCTGGCCGATTATCTGGTGCGCGAGGGCAATCTGCCGAAGAACGCGCGCATCCTGGAGATTGGCTGCGGCACCGGGCACAATCTGCCGATGCTGGCTGCTTTCGGCGCGGTCGATGCGATCGAGATCGATCCGGCCGCCCGCGAGATAGCAAGCGCGCGTCTGGGCAAGCCGGTCGGCTCCGCGCCGCTGCCGGAACTCACCGGTGTCGATCGCGGCGGCTACGACCTGATCGCCGTGCTCGACGTGGTCGAGCATATCGAGGACGATGTCGCTGCGCTGAAGGCGATGGCCGAGTGCCTGAAGCCGGGCGGCAAGATCCTGATCACCGTGCCGGCGCATCAATGGATGTGGAGCGCACACGACGTGGTGAACCACCATCATCGCCGCTATTCCAAGGCGTCGCTCGACAAGGCGATCCGCTCGGCCGGGCTCGAGCCGAGGAAGCTCGGCTATTTCAATTCGCTGCTCTTCCCGCTGGCCGCGGCGGCGCGGCTGGCCGGCCGCCTGACCGGCAAGGACGACAGCGACGATTCGCCGCCGCCGAAGATCGTCAATTCATTGTTCGAGGCGATTTTCCGCCTGGAACGTCATCTGGTCGGGCGCGTGCCGCTCTCGCCGGGCGTATCGATCATCACGCTCGCCTCGCCAGCCGGGTAA
- a CDS encoding glycosyltransferase family 2 protein, with translation MHRPALSIVVPCYNEAACLDILHARVSAAARAAVGEDFEILFVNDGSRDDSWPTMQRIAAADPHLVAINLSRNHGHQLALTAGLDLCAGEQILIIDADLQDPPELLTDMRKAMAEQQADVVYAVRRKREGESIFKKATAAIFYRMLDRITDTPIPLDTGDFRLMTRRALDAFLSLPEQARFIRGMVAWIGFRQVPFIYDRAERHAGETKYPLGKMVRFALDAVTGFSTAPLRFASHVGLALTGASLLLFVYIAIGFLTGSAVQGWTSTMLVVVLLGAVQMFVLGMIGEYLGRLYVESKRRPLYLVADIAGPVQGRATLGYRAEAADDTVRSDAPSTST, from the coding sequence ATGCATCGCCCCGCGCTCTCCATCGTCGTCCCCTGCTACAACGAGGCAGCCTGTCTCGACATCCTGCATGCCCGCGTCTCCGCGGCGGCGCGCGCGGCGGTGGGCGAGGACTTCGAGATCCTGTTCGTCAATGACGGGTCGCGCGACGACAGCTGGCCGACGATGCAGCGCATCGCCGCCGCCGATCCGCACCTCGTCGCGATCAACCTGTCGCGCAACCATGGCCATCAGCTCGCGCTGACCGCCGGGCTCGACCTGTGCGCTGGCGAGCAGATCCTGATCATCGATGCCGATCTGCAGGACCCGCCCGAACTGCTGACCGACATGCGCAAGGCGATGGCCGAGCAGCAGGCCGACGTGGTCTATGCCGTGCGCCGCAAGCGCGAGGGCGAGAGCATTTTCAAGAAGGCGACCGCAGCGATCTTCTATCGCATGCTCGACCGGATCACGGACACGCCGATCCCGCTCGACACCGGCGATTTCCGCCTGATGACCCGGCGGGCGCTCGACGCGTTCCTGTCGCTGCCGGAACAGGCGCGCTTCATCCGGGGCATGGTCGCCTGGATCGGCTTTCGCCAGGTGCCCTTCATCTACGACCGGGCCGAGCGGCATGCCGGCGAGACCAAATATCCGCTCGGCAAGATGGTCCGCTTCGCGCTCGACGCCGTCACCGGCTTCTCGACAGCCCCGTTGCGCTTCGCCAGCCATGTCGGGCTGGCACTGACCGGCGCGTCGCTGCTGCTGTTCGTTTATATCGCGATCGGCTTCCTGACCGGGAGCGCGGTGCAGGGCTGGACCTCGACCATGCTGGTGGTGGTGCTGCTCGGCGCGGTGCAGATGTTCGTGCTCGGCATGATCGGCGAATATCTCGGCCGGCTCTATGTCGAATCGAAACGGCGGCCGCTGTATCTCGTCGCCGATATCGCCGGGCCGGTTCAGGGGCGTGCGACGCTTGGCTATCGGGCAGAGGCGGCTGACGATACCGTCAGGAGCGACGCTCCCTCGACATCCACGTAA
- a CDS encoding ankyrin repeat domain-containing protein has translation MAKKKLLPKDFEALLGQGDLDRLKAVFDVCELNARGGVFKQTALAFASCPDDLAHWLVEQGADISAGDTYGETPLHSRARSWQGRIGVLLDLGADVNRGEGGRGTPLHGAADAGHLENVRQLLEHGARVDALDEDGLTPLEYALRRCSNARIERMAPLAAVLLDAGARTTQRMRAFVTRIGTDFEFHRANFNQDSRDAASAALDRLYALFDVPPVPRRALHDGRSPIVATADRWQDRHQQLWVLLVPSSGAAATVQGEVIRISGRIADELDGNGGANWDAQYRAMADAWLAHVGSGKALPGRELDSAAEVIAEVKRRSGDARRLCELAVAWVALNPGPVALSPPSYDR, from the coding sequence GTGGCGAAGAAAAAACTCCTGCCGAAGGATTTCGAGGCGCTGCTCGGCCAGGGCGATCTCGACCGGCTGAAAGCGGTGTTCGATGTCTGCGAGCTCAATGCGCGCGGTGGCGTGTTCAAGCAGACCGCGCTCGCCTTTGCCTCGTGCCCGGACGATCTGGCGCACTGGCTGGTTGAGCAGGGTGCGGATATTTCCGCCGGCGATACCTATGGCGAAACCCCGCTGCATTCCCGCGCGCGGAGCTGGCAGGGTCGTATCGGTGTCCTGCTTGATCTCGGTGCCGATGTGAATCGGGGCGAAGGCGGACGCGGCACACCGCTGCATGGCGCGGCGGACGCCGGCCACCTCGAGAATGTCAGGCAGCTTCTGGAGCATGGCGCGCGCGTCGATGCGCTCGACGAGGACGGTCTTACACCACTCGAATATGCGCTCCGGCGATGCAGCAATGCGCGGATCGAGCGGATGGCGCCACTTGCGGCGGTGCTGCTCGATGCCGGAGCCCGCACGACGCAGCGCATGCGGGCTTTCGTGACCCGGATCGGCACCGACTTCGAGTTTCATCGCGCCAATTTCAATCAGGACAGCCGCGATGCGGCCAGCGCCGCGCTCGATCGGCTCTATGCGCTGTTCGACGTGCCGCCGGTGCCGCGCCGGGCATTGCATGACGGCAGGTCGCCGATCGTTGCCACGGCGGATCGCTGGCAGGACCGGCACCAGCAGCTCTGGGTGTTGCTGGTGCCGTCAAGCGGCGCCGCGGCGACCGTCCAGGGCGAAGTGATCCGGATATCCGGTCGGATCGCCGACGAACTCGACGGCAACGGCGGCGCGAACTGGGATGCGCAGTATCGGGCGATGGCTGACGCATGGCTCGCGCATGTCGGTTCCGGCAAGGCGCTGCCCGGGCGCGAACTCGACAGCGCGGCGGAGGTCATCGCGGAGGTAAAGCGGCGGAGCGGGGATGCGCGGCGCCTGTGCGAGCTTGCCGTGGCATGGGTGGCGCTGAACCCCGGCCCCGTCGCGCTATCGCCACCGTCCTATGATCGCTGA
- a CDS encoding bifunctional (p)ppGpp synthetase/guanosine-3',5'-bis(diphosphate) 3'-pyrophosphohydrolase, translating to MLRQYELVDRVLDYDPQADEALLNRAYVFSVNAHGTQKRASGDPYFSHPIEVAGILTELHLDDETIATAILHDTVEDTVATIEEIEKLFGPAVARLVDGVTKLSKIEAQTENERAAENLRKFLLAMSDDIRVLLVKLADRLHNMRTLHYIPNPDKRRRIARETMDIYAPLAERIGMYEFMKEMQTLAFKELEPEAYDSINKRLLQLKEGGGDRIAKIGSGLKLLLSRHGIDADISGREKHPYSIWKKMAERHISFEQLSDIMAFRAIVPSEEACYQTLGVIHRRWPMVPGRFKDYISTPKRNGYRSLHTSVIHADNTRVEVQIRTAEMHEEAELGLAAHWAYKQDKVRPETQVTWIRDLVEILDNAESPEELLEHTRMAMYQDRIFAFTPKGELHQLPKGATPIDFAYAVHTDLGDQAVGAKINGRVVPLKTSIENGDQVQILRSKAQEPQTNWLSFAITGKARAAIRRHLRHKEREETQSLGRKIYDEIVHRLPAPLAADAIDAALKRLKLADEAALMEAIARRRITDAEVMEALMPGSASAAKAREMPLQTSAISIKGLTPGVAFDLAECCHPVPGDRIVGLRRPNEGIEVHTINCPRLAESDDADWVDLAWGDKTEGATARVSVEVKNEPGALGVIATIIGAQKANIVNMRLDNRDTGFHTNTIDVEVHDLHHLTRLIAALRAADAVSMVERV from the coding sequence GTGCTGCGCCAATATGAACTTGTAGACCGGGTCCTCGACTATGACCCGCAAGCCGACGAGGCGCTGCTCAACCGCGCCTATGTCTTCTCCGTCAACGCCCACGGCACCCAGAAGCGCGCCTCGGGCGACCCCTATTTCAGCCACCCGATCGAGGTGGCCGGCATCCTGACCGAGCTGCATCTCGACGACGAGACGATCGCCACCGCGATCCTGCACGACACGGTGGAAGACACCGTCGCCACGATCGAGGAGATCGAGAAGCTGTTCGGCCCCGCCGTTGCCCGGCTGGTCGACGGCGTGACCAAGCTTTCCAAGATCGAAGCCCAGACCGAGAATGAGCGCGCGGCGGAGAATCTCCGCAAGTTCCTGCTCGCCATGTCGGATGATATCCGCGTGCTGCTGGTCAAGCTGGCCGACCGCCTGCACAATATGCGGACGCTTCACTACATCCCCAATCCCGACAAGCGCCGCCGCATCGCGCGCGAGACGATGGACATCTACGCCCCGCTCGCCGAGCGGATCGGCATGTACGAGTTCATGAAGGAGATGCAGACGCTCGCCTTCAAGGAGCTCGAGCCCGAGGCCTATGATTCGATCAACAAGCGCCTGCTCCAGCTTAAGGAGGGCGGCGGGGACCGGATCGCTAAGATCGGGTCGGGCCTGAAGCTGCTTCTCTCCCGCCACGGCATCGACGCCGATATTTCGGGCCGCGAGAAGCATCCCTATTCGATCTGGAAGAAGATGGCCGAACGGCACATCAGCTTCGAGCAGCTTTCGGACATCATGGCGTTCCGCGCGATCGTGCCGAGCGAGGAAGCCTGTTACCAGACGCTTGGCGTGATCCACCGCCGCTGGCCGATGGTGCCGGGGCGGTTCAAGGATTATATCTCCACCCCCAAGCGCAACGGCTATCGCTCGCTCCACACCAGCGTGATCCATGCCGACAATACCCGGGTCGAGGTGCAGATTCGCACCGCGGAGATGCACGAGGAGGCCGAACTGGGCCTCGCCGCGCACTGGGCGTACAAGCAGGACAAGGTCCGTCCCGAGACCCAGGTGACCTGGATCCGCGACCTGGTCGAGATTCTCGACAATGCCGAAAGCCCGGAAGAGCTGCTCGAGCATACCCGGATGGCGATGTACCAGGACCGCATCTTCGCCTTCACCCCCAAGGGCGAGCTGCACCAGTTGCCCAAGGGCGCGACGCCGATCGATTTCGCCTATGCCGTGCATACCGATCTGGGCGACCAGGCGGTGGGCGCCAAGATCAACGGCCGGGTCGTACCGCTGAAGACCAGCATCGAGAATGGCGACCAGGTGCAGATCCTTCGCTCCAAGGCGCAGGAGCCGCAGACCAACTGGCTGAGCTTCGCGATCACCGGCAAGGCGCGCGCCGCGATCCGGCGCCATCTGCGCCACAAGGAGCGCGAGGAGACCCAATCGCTCGGGCGCAAGATCTATGACGAGATCGTCCACCGCCTTCCCGCGCCGCTTGCCGCGGACGCGATCGACGCAGCGCTGAAACGGCTGAAGCTGGCCGACGAGGCAGCGCTGATGGAAGCCATCGCGCGGCGGCGCATCACCGATGCGGAAGTGATGGAGGCCCTGATGCCTGGCTCGGCCAGCGCCGCCAAGGCGCGCGAGATGCCGCTGCAGACAAGCGCGATCTCGATCAAGGGACTGACCCCGGGCGTCGCGTTCGATCTCGCCGAATGCTGCCATCCAGTGCCGGGCGACCGGATCGTCGGCCTGAGGCGGCCGAACGAGGGCATCGAGGTCCACACGATCAACTGCCCGAGGCTGGCCGAAAGCGACGATGCCGACTGGGTCGACCTCGCCTGGGGCGACAAGACCGAGGGAGCCACCGCCCGCGTCTCCGTCGAGGTCAAGAACGAACCCGGCGCGCTTGGCGTGATCGCGACGATCATCGGCGCGCAAAAGGCCAATATCGTCAACATGCGGCTCGACAACCGCGACACCGGATTCCACACCAACACAATCGATGTCGAAGTGCACGACCTCCACCATCTGACCCGCCTGATCGCGGCGCTGCGAGCGGCCGATGCGGTCAGCATGGTGGAGCGGGTCTGA
- a CDS encoding helix-turn-helix domain-containing protein gives MGGHIREKLSECSLPAALEAMGERWSFMILRAAFNGLHHFEEFQSELGIARNILANRLARLVEHGILTREAMPEDRRKIEYRLTEKGAALLPTMIALRQWGERWETGMPATPVLVDARDMRPIGPIEVRAWDGRVLTKHDLLWALAEDVVHEPEMRAAE, from the coding sequence ATGGGCGGACATATCCGTGAGAAGCTGAGCGAATGCAGTTTGCCTGCCGCGCTCGAGGCGATGGGCGAACGCTGGAGCTTCATGATCCTGCGGGCCGCGTTCAACGGCCTCCATCATTTCGAGGAGTTCCAGTCGGAACTCGGCATCGCGCGCAACATCCTGGCCAACCGGCTCGCCCGGCTGGTCGAGCATGGCATCCTGACCCGCGAGGCGATGCCCGAGGATCGCCGCAAGATCGAATATCGCCTGACCGAGAAGGGCGCGGCCCTGCTGCCGACGATGATCGCGCTACGCCAGTGGGGCGAGCGCTGGGAAACCGGCATGCCGGCGACCCCGGTGCTGGTCGACGCGCGCGACATGCGGCCGATCGGCCCGATCGAGGTGCGCGCCTGGGATGGGCGGGTGCTGACCAAGCACGACCTGCTCTGGGCGCTGGCCGAGGATGTCGTCCACGAGCCCGAGATGCGGGCGGCCGAGTAG
- a CDS encoding thioesterase family protein translates to MIRPGFAFSTSLKVRYAEIDGQKVVFNSRYLEYADVAATEFWDWTGIGAALGPVWTETEFHVRRTEIDYLKPFVFGDTLDAFVRIGRIGNSSMTQRFELCHAQTGDLHTVIDMVVVNVHLPTGKPVPIDPAIRAYLETLPG, encoded by the coding sequence ATGATCCGTCCCGGCTTTGCCTTTTCCACCAGCCTCAAGGTCCGCTATGCCGAGATCGACGGGCAGAAGGTCGTCTTCAATTCGCGCTATCTCGAATATGCCGATGTCGCGGCGACCGAGTTCTGGGACTGGACCGGCATCGGCGCGGCGCTCGGCCCGGTCTGGACCGAAACCGAATTCCATGTCCGCCGCACCGAGATCGACTATCTGAAGCCGTTCGTGTTCGGCGATACGCTGGACGCCTTCGTGCGGATCGGGCGAATCGGCAATTCGAGCATGACCCAGCGATTCGAGCTATGCCATGCGCAGACCGGCGACCTGCACACCGTGATCGACATGGTGGTCGTCAACGTCCACCTGCCGACGGGAAAACCGGTCCCGATCGATCCGGCGATCCGCGCCTATCTGGAAACGCTGCCCGGCTGA
- a CDS encoding diguanylate cyclase, which translates to MGRVSPAAPSPVAIIVVGLSYFALASGAILLTRLSDGIALLWLANAPLIAALCITPVRRWAPILAAAVLGTWTASLLFSPIPAAAPPFALVNAGEGALAALLLRRWGVDRTQLEHSRSIALFVLAAGILAPTASGLPGAWMASRLLPIGFLPALFDWIVGHGVGTLIAAPLAMQVTRRDIDWPLFHARRGTPKAVGAIALLSAVTFLVFYQSMLPLLFLPIVPLLIGTFAFQRFGAAVGILIVALIGGVLTTNGHGPMALMHVDQAGRLQFFQFYLVVLFVTALPVAAALVQRDRLMAALRENETRYRLMAENATDIMMTLEPDGTIRFISPAVRELGYFEPGNIIGLNAAILVHPEDRERVSAVHVEALGAPERVFTVEYRATKATGEIAWFESNMRSVRDESGRITAVFSVIRDLDGRKMREDELLRAANTDPLTGLLNRGAFRRQVKEAMPHLRPDRPSTLALLDLDHFKRVNDDHGHAAGDAALLMLADLLRENLRPVDSVGRIGGEEFGILLAGLAVVDAGIVCERLRRTLAERPVPGIEPALRITASMGLEALTPGSSIDDAFRAADNALYAAKAAGRNRIELAAA; encoded by the coding sequence ATGGGTCGCGTTTCCCCCGCCGCGCCTTCTCCGGTCGCGATCATCGTCGTCGGACTGAGCTATTTCGCGCTCGCCTCGGGCGCGATCCTGCTCACGCGCCTGAGCGACGGCATCGCCCTGTTGTGGCTTGCGAATGCGCCGCTGATCGCCGCGCTGTGCATCACCCCGGTGCGGCGATGGGCCCCGATCCTGGCCGCGGCAGTCCTTGGGACCTGGACCGCTTCGCTGCTGTTCTCGCCGATTCCCGCCGCTGCGCCGCCCTTCGCGCTCGTCAATGCCGGCGAGGGGGCGCTGGCGGCGTTGCTGCTCAGGCGCTGGGGCGTCGACCGGACTCAGCTCGAGCATTCCCGCTCGATCGCGTTGTTCGTGCTGGCGGCGGGGATTCTCGCGCCGACCGCGAGCGGCCTGCCCGGCGCATGGATGGCGAGCCGGCTGCTGCCGATCGGCTTCCTGCCGGCGCTGTTCGACTGGATCGTCGGCCACGGCGTCGGCACGCTGATCGCGGCGCCGCTCGCGATGCAGGTCACCCGCCGCGATATCGACTGGCCGCTTTTCCACGCGCGGCGCGGCACGCCCAAGGCGGTCGGCGCGATCGCGCTGCTTTCCGCCGTCACGTTCCTCGTCTTCTACCAGAGCATGCTGCCGCTGCTGTTCCTGCCGATCGTGCCGCTGCTGATCGGCACGTTCGCGTTCCAGCGATTCGGTGCGGCGGTCGGCATCCTGATCGTCGCGCTCATCGGGGGCGTTCTGACCACCAACGGCCATGGGCCGATGGCACTGATGCATGTCGACCAGGCGGGCCGGCTGCAATTCTTCCAGTTCTACCTGGTCGTGCTGTTCGTGACGGCGCTGCCCGTCGCCGCCGCGCTGGTCCAGCGCGACCGGCTGATGGCGGCGCTGCGCGAGAACGAGACCCGTTACCGGCTGATGGCGGAGAACGCGACCGACATCATGATGACGCTGGAACCCGACGGCACGATCCGCTTCATCTCGCCGGCCGTCCGCGAGCTGGGCTATTTCGAGCCTGGAAATATCATCGGCCTGAATGCCGCGATCCTCGTCCACCCCGAGGACCGCGAGAGGGTCAGCGCCGTGCATGTCGAGGCCCTGGGCGCGCCGGAGCGGGTGTTCACGGTCGAATATCGCGCGACCAAGGCGACCGGGGAAATCGCCTGGTTCGAATCCAACATGCGGTCGGTCCGCGACGAATCCGGCCGGATCACCGCGGTGTTCAGCGTGATCCGCGATCTCGACGGCCGCAAGATGCGCGAGGACGAGCTTCTCCGCGCCGCCAATACCGATCCGCTGACCGGCCTGCTCAACCGCGGGGCCTTCCGCCGGCAGGTGAAGGAGGCGATGCCCCATCTGCGGCCGGACCGGCCATCCACCCTCGCCTTGCTCGACCTCGACCATTTCAAGCGGGTCAACGACGACCATGGCCATGCCGCCGGCGATGCGGCGTTGCTGATGCTGGCGGACCTGTTGCGCGAGAATCTGCGCCCGGTCGATTCGGTCGGGCGGATCGGCGGCGAGGAGTTCGGCATCCTGCTCGCCGGACTTGCGGTCGTCGACGCGGGCATCGTGTGCGAGCGCCTGCGCCGGACGCTTGCCGAACGACCGGTGCCTGGAATCGAACCCGCATTGCGCATCACCGCAAGCATGGGGCTTGAAGCCCTGACTCCGGGGAGCAGCATCGACGATGCCTTCCGTGCAGCCGACAACGCGCTCTATGCCGCCAAGGCGGCCGGCCGCAACCGGATCGAGCTCGCCGCGGCCTGA